The window tgcatgttctcccagtgcctgcggtgggtctcctcccacatccccaaaacatacatggtaggtttattgaagactaaatttgccaaaggtgtgaatgcgagtgttgcttgtctatatgtgcactgcaatTGGCGAGCGACCGGTACAGGGTGTAgccagcctctcgcccagactTAGACCCCAGTGAGAATaaacagtatggaaaatggatgggtggactaTACTATGtactttagtatttgtttaactttgcaacagagagaaaaaaaaataattggctaaattttgccgttttttttttttttttaatgttagttTGAATTATCTTTATCATTCTCTTCTTATTGTCCTATGTTTGTAATGTgctaatatgttaaaaaaaaaaagaaaaaaagaaagaaaataaatatcgGGAAAAAATCTGCCAATTTTTGCCGATTAtaaaagggctaatatcggcTGGTTAAATCAGTTGGCCAATTAATCAGTCGGGCCCTACTATTAACACTAGCAGGATACAGCTTTTCTCCATTCTCTCCTTTTCACGGTCTATCTCTGGACTGCTATGAAGAGTCCAGGTACCAAAACAGGGTTAAAACTGCTGCTGTTGGTTTAGAAAGCCCTCCACTCTCCAGGCATGTCTTTTAGCAGACCTGTCACGCAACCATCCTCACTGCCCGTCCTCTATCTCGAACACACTTGCTACTCCACTTGTGTTCGAATGTTACGTACAAAATGATGTGCTCCAAAAGGGTGAACTAAACCTCTACGTGGACACAGCTACACCAGGATATGAAAGCCGCACGTGATCAAATGCAACATATTTTGACACAGGATGGGATACATACTGGATACAACCTTCAAGTAACATGAAAAGAGGTTTTGGTGAGAAAATAGCTAAGAATGAGGACAAATGGTGTAATCCACAACAAAAACCCAAACAGTTTGCATTGACGGATGTGCGTGGCCGTGGGTGGGCGTATGTGTGCCTGACAGAGTGTCTGGGTCAAATCTGTGAGTCAGTCAAGCTAATCCCAGAGAGGATTGGTGCAAGAATCTATCCCCTTTTTCTTGTTCACCTGGGGACTCCAAATATTCATTCAAGCCTGTGAACGTCAAGGAAGGGCAGCCACTTTGTGAGTTCATGGTCAGCCTACCGCCTCTCTGTTATCTTTCCTCTGGGCTCAAATCTTTGCCTCTTTCCAGctcgtttttatatttttccaagCAGTAGTTTCTATGATGAGGTCAGATAACCCCCCTCTCTTACAAGGAATCTTTCACATCCGTACGGCCATCTGTCCTTCCCATCACAGTCGAAGAAAAGAACACTTGCATCTTTGTAAACTCTCTTGACCTCACATATCAAGCTCACCTAACGTGCTAGCCACATGTGCACAAACCAGAGAAGGGAAAAACATTGGGTAAAGATACTAAAAGTTCTTCCTCCTCTCCCCCAAAGCCCCAGAAAGTAGCAGCAGCGGCAGAAATTTCTCAAGCCTCTGCCAATCCCAGTCGATGTGAACATACCAGAGGAAGTAGGTATAATCTAATGTTGACAATGAAAATATTACTGACAAGGTATGGGAGGAGAGGAGTTGGCAGAACGACAGAGAAAGGGTGAAGGAGTTTGTTCGCAGGCATTGAGGCTGTGCCATCTGAAACCATCAACCTGCCCCTTTCCACCCTGGGATTGGTCCAGTATGTCTCATGTTCTTAAACGTTCCTCTTCAGACTTTGTAGTAGATGTTGGCAGGGCTCTGCGGTGGCATCTCTTGGACTATGTAGACCGGGTGGCCGTAATCGCCGCTGACCTTCTCGTAGTGGGGGCAAAAGACACTGTCAGCAGTCCTGAGCGGGATGATGATGTCGCTGGGCTCAGAGCCATTATTGTTCCCACCGCTGCCGCTGCGCTTAGGCGTGGCCAGAGTGCTAAGAGACAATGTAGCTGCGTGCTGTGGCGAATGCTTGCGGTGACGCCGCCGGTACTTGAGCAGCAGTAGCAccagcatgatgatgatgatgataaagatGACACTGCCTGAGGCGATGCTGACAAAGATGGCCACCCCGGAACCAATAATATTGGACGACTTCCCGCCTGTGTTGTTTGCATCGCTTTCTCTGGACGCTGCACCTGGcagacagagaaagagaaaCATGGGGTCTAAGTGACAGAATAGGCTAGTTTTCCCCCCCCATCTGTCATATGTGTTACTGAGGACTATGTTCGAAAGCTTTGTGTTTTAATGGGGACAGTCTAAATAAAAAGCTTAACATAAGCGTCAAAAAGCTTCACGATCAGCCCCGATATTTGGGATTTTATGGCCGTGAAGCACTTTCCTCATGAAGTAacgttaagttttttttctgtatgctGTGGTGAGTGCCTATGGAGAGTAAAGTCCTTAACatccataaaatacaaaatattgaggccattgttctgatattttccgAAGATAAAGTAGTCATAAGGAGAGATCTCCACATCAATTTAGGTGATGATTGATGAAAGTTTTGGGACATTAAACTGCGTGACGCTTTTTCTCTATTGTTAATGCAGTGAATGTGTCCAAAATTTAAGGgtgattgttctgatattttcagtacagatgtccacatacattttggtgacgattgatTGTAGATTTTGACATTAAGCGacgtgaagctttttttttttacaccaaaatGAACTGTGAATAGTTTcttggttggttgtttttaaaattcccAAAAGTACTTCAGATGTGGCTAatgcattcactgccattgacggctttagaagtcaaatatccacgttaactgggaaggctggcagtgaatgagttaaagaaaCAGGGAGAGGAGCCCTCatcgcttttttaaaaaaaaaatgttattatttttattttcctatgaTAATGTAGCCCAGAACATTGACGATAGTACGAGAGAGAAAGTAATTAGATTCATTTCGAAAGCTTTTACATAAAGGTGTATTTCAATCCAGTTTATGAAGACTAGTTACCTTTAAACAATGACAAGTACTGTAAAGCTTGTTAGTACATAATTGTATTGATGGGTCGATGAGGAAAATGACATGTAGATGCTGAGAGCATCATTTTAATTTGGACAGCCcagaaaaaaattagaaaaaaaaaaaaaaaaacatacatttcctTTCTTTATGAAGCTCTCGGTGATGGAAATGGTTTACATGCAGTACTGAAGGCTACGTGTGCTCTGGTCTTCTTGTAACAGGTGTTGCCATGCGTCTCTTGAGGCCTAAAAGTGATCGATCTGCCGTAGTGCTGAGGTAAGAGTTGATACTAGATGAAGGGGGAATTTGATTTCACAGGCTAataccccaaaacatttttgttatagCAAAGATTTCTTCCAGGAATTGGAAAGGAATGTCTCATTCGTGCATGTGGATATGTTCGTTTTGATTTTGTTCAAAAATTAGTGTTACAAGAAGAGGGGGGGCAGGGGGTTAAAAAGATGGCACACGATCAGTTCGTTTCCCTGAAAACGCCACTTCAATGATGGATTACATGGAGTGGACCAGCATAATGATGTCTTTAAAGTCCTTGAGAGTGAAGAGGCCAGAGATGCCTATCACTTTAATGGCGAACATTCAATTTGCAGACTAATTAATTAGTGTCCTTTCTTCCCATTACTTCCTTTGTAACGCTGAATTGTTTCAATAAATTCTCAACGCAGTTAGCGCTTTCTCACCTGGCTTCTCTAGCACTTCATTAGTCTTGTGGGTTTCTTTGCTGTCCGGGTGCTTAGGCGAGTAGGGAACCCTGGTGGGGTTGTCTTTGGATGAAACAGGGTCAGCAggatctgagaaaaaaaaaaattaaaaatcaagaTGCACAGAAATAAACGGTCCAGCTCATTTGGAGTTTTAAGGACACCGTTTTCAagttatttactgtacatgagaTTTCCGTCtaagccaaaataaaaaaatacaatgatgaaaaatattcatattaCTATAGTATGTCACGATAATGAGGGCTGAAAATCACCACTGTGGTTTTAAGGATTCACGTAGCGCAGCAGTCTAATCCAGTCATTCACCTCACAAAACATgcgttaggttaactgaagactcgaaatgacccataggtgtgaatcatTGCTTGCcaatatgtgccttgcaattgccAAGCGGCACGGATCATTTCTGTTTTTCCTTTACGTATAGCATTGTGTTATTGTCGTATTGGTTCCACGTTATCTAGTTCGAGAGTTCGGTGCTTTCCATTGTCCTGTTTGTGCTGTCCTTGTCTACCCATCATGTCCTTGTCTCTACCTGGTCTTGTCAACCCTGGTCCTCATGTCAgtcaatcagctctctccagccagtCATGTCTTGTCCTGGTATACGTTGTTGTCTTgacaatctgtttgtatttagttagGTTTTCATTCGGTAAGTCTGCAATCATTGTTCCGTTGCCTATCGTCTTTGGTGTCTGTCTCCCGTATCTCATAACATCTCTTTTTGGAATTGTCGGAAttgagtagactttacaccgatttgatcgggctgatcggtatcggccgatatgttgcattttatgctgatcggtcaatgtcataattcaccgatccgatcaatgacgtcattgatcggctccgcaaaagacatcaGCTCCGCGTCACCGCACacgcagtatatttgaatccaaaagctagcttatttttagccttgtcgcgtgtctttcgacgtagtactgtaaatatctgacggccaatgaagttattttaaaaaatgtaataaaacaaattcaaaacacgtcggcggtgtgggacagacaacacgtcggagacaggcaacacgtaatgcccggccggataagacgacaagacaaatttgctctttcacgattgcactgtcagactattgcaataaaatcttgtattccaataccagcGCACCctattttttacgatcattgggctttattttgtcaactcaaatgcgaccggatacactcgttcccgtggcgacgacgacaagagtgtagcgcgccgactttgtattataaggacgaAATGGGgtaaaacgtgtgttggtgatcaccggtgctcaggagaggagaggatgttcgtttaaggcttgcttgaggtatgttcacatacttttaatatgatacggctcgcgagcaggcaataaaatgttatatagCCTAGCAAGgtagcggtagcacgaacggttggacgtaaacatgccgccgttctgtcgaatcacgctctaaggtttcggtgtgggtgaagtcatttcattaaaaataaagtaatttaatgacagtaagttagcacccattatttctgtcatgtaatgttggttttagctgactgattagaatccacgatctgactagagcagtgatcgAAGCTAGGGTGTGTTCACGCTTACGTACAACATCACGTTACGAAGTGTCGCAGGAATGGAACTCCGTCTTAAGTCGAGGATCCCTGGTactttatttcaaagcttaacTTTAAGTTATTTTCTCAACTGAACCTGATGAAAGTGCCAGCCCCAGGAAATTGCAACACTACAAATCACCTAAGTAACCGATTCATGAGTTATTACTGGGAATAAGAGTTGGGTTTATAGCTGTGCTAACGTGTGTCGTGGTTGTGTTAACAGTTTGTGTGCTCGTATACAAGGATATGTTCAGCAGTACAGATGTTTTCACTTCATACAAGCTTGCTCAATTGTGTGAATGTGCACAAGACCTTCTGTTCATTGTATCCCTTGCCCCTCAGCCCAGGTGTCACAGAGACGATGGAGCTTTGTGCTCCACTGTCTCTCGTGACCTTATCGAGACATTTTTCACATTGAACGAGGACTGTGTTGTGACAGTTTGCTCATTCCGTACATGACTCTAATTTATAAATACTCACTTTGTCCCACTTTCATGATCATCTTCATGGACTTGGTCTTACATACTCCCCCCTCCTGGTTGTCAATGCCCTCCATCGTGCCATTTGAAGTAGCTACAGCACACAAGAGATCGGAAAAGGGTTAGAATTATCACTGCAGTCATCCGGGTGGGAAAAATGTGTTCTTGGTAGCCTGTATTGCTATACATGCCGCAGGCTTATCTTGGGGGAAAACAGCCAGTTCAGAAACACAAGCAAAGCACTGAAATCCTTCCGCTGAGGCACAAAATGAGTCATACTTAACAAGACAGCAGTGTACCCCCATCTTTTCAGTTGCTCTATACTAAGGGATAACACCCCCCAAATTACCTTTACCTGATCGATGATATGAGTTGAGCAGACATAACACCTGGAACTATAACATggtgtgtattttgttttggaaatagCTCTTCAGATACAAAGCTACAAACTCCATCAGTGTGATGGTTTCGAGATGCTAAGGTTCCACCCCTCGGTCTGCTTGCTTTTATCGATGCTGTCTCCAGCGGCTGCTAAGTAGGACTGCAGCTGGTCGGTTGTTTGGGTGAAAGGGGGGAGAAGCAGGGTGGGGAGGAGGACAGGGGGTGGGGAGTAAGGCTTGTGGTCTATCAGGTCAGTAACATAGAACCTAACGATCTGCCAGGGCTTAGTGGCTTGGCTTCCTTCCAGAGCGCAGTGGCCCGCATTCACTACATCTGCCTCCACCCTGGACCCCTCCCTTCCTCTGTTTCTCGTCCAAGATCTCATTATCTTTTCCTCCTGTGAACAACACCCCACCTTTACTGCTTCCTTACGAAGCCCTTTTTGCttgtcatcccccccccccccccccccccccccacttacCACTACCATAACATATCCCACTCCTGTTACTACTATTTCCCCTGAGGATTTTCCTACAAAGAACATTACATGACAAATCCTTAAGCAAGATACTGATccagactgatttaaaaaattaggCTCAGCTTTCTCTTTCTCCATTTCGCcttgttgtcttttgtttccTTCTCCCAGCTACTATTTTGAGCTGGATCCCCTTGCTGTGATGGGAACAGACACAACAAAGAGCATGTTAACAAGGACTCGCTCCTTCCCTCTCACCCCATGCATCTCTCACTAGCTGACCTGTGGCTTTCCAGTAGTGACCCAAAAACACATCAAAGACAAAGCTCCTTAAGGGGTTGTGCTGCTGTGACTCTGTGTCTATAGGTGCTTTATAAACCTGTTTGCACAACACACAAGAATTGTACCAATTGTGTTGGATATCAATCAACGCTGTTGACTTGTGAGTGACCAGCACCATGAGGCAATGTTTATACAGTTGTGTTTATGTGCAGGCGGGTCCGGGGCAATAACTGTGCAGAAAGAGTATTTAGGGCTTAATCACAGTGTCACAACCAAAATAAGGCCTTTGTTTTAACCATAGTTGCAGcatatgacaagaaaaaaagtccttccaatTGAGGTCATTTTCAACTTCTTTGGCCCTGCTAAATGCAGAGTGAAACATGTGCTGTGCCTGGCAAACCAGTCTTGGATTAAAACATAACATGATTGTTGAATGGGCTAAGGCTGCCTGGATGACATAGGCCATCTGAAACATGCCAGACAAGGCTATGCTGGATTGACAAGTGGACATGGTTCATGCAAAACCACATTGAAACAGTAAGGACAAGAAGGAGGACAGAGGGtgcaaaaaggagaaaaatgtcaaatgaaaaaaaaataaataaataaatgcaaaaccaCTCGTCTGTTATGTTTTGCAGGCATGAggaatgtgtatttttgtttactttggaAGTTTAGTGGTTGGAAATTGCATGCATgcattcacacgcacacgcaactGCATAAGCCACCGTGGCTAGAAGGAGAGGACATCAGGAAAAATCCTGGGTCATGTTGGCATGGTAAAAAAGTAGGTTCAGGCTAATGCCTGCTGCACACTGCGGGATGCACTTGAACACGATTGGACCGGATCGTCTCAAAATCT is drawn from Phycodurus eques isolate BA_2022a chromosome 12, UOR_Pequ_1.1, whole genome shotgun sequence and contains these coding sequences:
- the efnb2a gene encoding ephrin-B2a, with protein sequence MGDSMWRYYLGVVFLAFEVDLCRALILESIYWNTTNTKFVPGQGVVLYPQIGDKLDIVCPRVDGVGGEGVEYYKVYMVPREQLESCTITKADTPLLNCVKPDQDVKFTLKFQEFSPNLWGLEFFRGKDYYIISTSNGTMEGIDNQEGGVCKTKSMKMIMKVGQNPADPVSSKDNPTRVPYSPKHPDSKETHKTNEVLEKPGAASRESDANNTGGKSSNIIGSGVAIFVSIASGSVIFIIIIIMLVLLLLKYRRRHRKHSPQHAATLSLSTLATPKRSGSGGNNNGSEPSDIIIPLRTADSVFCPHYEKVSGDYGHPVYIVQEMPPQSPANIYYKV